One part of the Portunus trituberculatus isolate SZX2019 unplaced genomic scaffold, ASM1759143v1 PGA_scaffold_491__1_contigs__length_23224, whole genome shotgun sequence genome encodes these proteins:
- the LOC123500817 gene encoding histone H3, with the protein MARTKQTARKSTGGKAPRKQLATKAARKSAPATGGVKKPHRYRPGTVALREIRRYQKSTELLIRKLPFQRLVREIAQDFKTDLRFQSSAVMALQEASEAYLVGLFEDTNLCAIHAKRVTIMPKDIQLARRIRGERA; encoded by the coding sequence ATGGCACGTACTAAGCAAACGGCCCGCAAGTCCACCGGTGGCAAGGCGCCCCGCAAGCAGCTTGCCACGAAGGCAGCTCGCAAATCTGCTCCTGCCACTGGAGGTGTCAAGAAGCCCCACCGTTACAGGCCAGGAACCGTGGCCCTCCGTGAGATCCGCCGTTATCAGAAGAGCACCGAACTGCTTATCAGGAAGCTGCCTTTCCAGCGCTTGGTGCGTGAAATTGCCCAGGATTTCAAGACTGACCTCCGCTTCCAGTCCTCCGCTGTCATGGCCCTCCAGGAAGCTTCCGAGGCTTATCTCGTGGGTCTCTTTGAAGACACTAACCTGTGCGCCATCCACGCCAAGCGTGTCACTATCATGCCCAAGGACATCCAGCTGGCTCGTCGAATCCGTGGCGAGCGTGCCTAA